The following proteins come from a genomic window of Girardinichthys multiradiatus isolate DD_20200921_A chromosome 8, DD_fGirMul_XY1, whole genome shotgun sequence:
- the purbb gene encoding transcriptional activator protein Pur-beta codes for MVVLKMADGDSGSERGGSSGGGGFQHFQRDQETQELASKRLDIQNKRFYLDVKQNSKGRFIKIAEVGAGGSKSRLTLSLSVAAEFRDYLGDFIEHYAQLGPSTPEQIAHATAGEDGGPRRALKSEFLVRENRKYYLDLKENQRGRFLRIRQTVNRGPGFGVGGPVGGMLAGQTIALPAQGLIEFRDALAKLIDDYGGDDGELTGGTVPGGYSELPEGTSIMVDSKRFFFDVGSNKYGVFLRVSEVKPSYRNSITIPFKAWSKFGGAFCRYAEEMKEIQERQRDKMYERREESEGDDVDDD; via the coding sequence ATGGTGGTGCTGAAGATGGCGGATGGCGACAGTGGGAGTGAGCGCGGTGGAAGTAGCGGAGGAGGAGGCTTCCAGCACTTTCAGAGAGACCAGGAGACCCAGGAGCTGGCGAGCAAGCGCCTTGACATTCAAAACAAGCGTTTCTACTTGGATGTCAAGCAGAACAGTAAAGGCAGGTTCATTAAAATCGCCGAGGTAGGGGCCGGGGGCTCCAAAAGTCGCTTGACCCTCTCGCTGTCAGTTGCGGCGGAGTTCCGTGACTACCTCGGGGATTTCATCGAGCACTACGCCCAGCTGGGGCCTAGCACGCCGGAGCAAATAGCCCATGCCACCGCGGGTGAAGACGGTGGGCCGAGGCGAGCTCTAAAGAGCGAATTTCTTGTTCGGGAAAACCGCAAGTACTACCTCGACTTGAAGGAGAACCAGCGGGGTAGGTTCCTGCGCATCCGGCAAACCGTAAACCGCGGACCTGGCTTTGGAGTCGGGGGGCCCGTGGGTGGCATGCTTGCCGGCCAGACCATTGCCCTTCCGGCGCAAGGGCTAATAGAGTTCAGAGACGCCCTTGCTAAGCTCATAGATGATTATGGGGGAGATGACGGGGAGCTGACGGGGGGCACGGTCCCGGGGGGCTACAGCGAGCTTCCCGAGGGCACCTCCATCATGGTGGACTCCAAGCGCTTCTTTTTCGACGTCGGATCCAACAAATACGGAGTGTTCCTGCGGGTGAGCGAGGTGAAGCCCAGCTACAGGAACTCTATCACCATTCCGTTCAAAGCCTGGAGCAAGTTCGGAGGAGCCTTCTGCAGGTATGCCGAGGAGATGAAGGAGATCCAGGAGCGGCAGAGGGACAAGATGTACGAGAGGAGAGAAGAGTCCGAGGGGGACGACGTGGATGACGACTGA